The region CGTCAGTAATATCATCCAAGGATAATTTCACTGGTAATGGAAGCAGAGTTTCCTCCATGGTCATTGTTCTATCCATGACTTCCTTCAAGTCAGAATTTACATCTGAGACCTCAAAGAAATGAAGTCCCTTTGCACTAGACGGCCTCGTGGATCCCTTCTGCTTCTCTATAGATTTTCCTGGAATTTCTTCAATGCAGCATGAGTCTGGATCAATTTGGTGTCCTGCAGTGTCCAGAATCGCCAACCCAGTAGCTACAACTGGAGGCCCGTCAAGGGCCAAAGTGCTTTTGGAAGATGGAGCGTCCTCTAATATCATCGATTGTCGGCTGTTCTATTGCTCTATTTCAACAGCTTTACAAGTCAGTGCTGCAGGTGCAACCAATTCACTTTCCAACACATTATGGGTGGATCATCTTGAAGATCTGTCAATTAAATGTTCACTCTCAATAACTGAACATTCTTCTTTCCGGTTTGGCTTGCGTTTTCACTTCATTTGCCCATCCTTTCTTGCTCCATCAGCAACTCCATCCACTTCATCAGAGATAAAAACTGAATTGTTTCTACAAGCATTCCGACTGAACCTCCTCAGGCGTTCTTCCGCTGCACAAAACTTTCCTTCTTGAAGTGATTCTCTTGACTGCTTAATTTCAACAGTTTCATGATTCCCCAGGTCTCCCACCGTGGGAGCACCAGAGTTGAATGTGTTGCGTTTGGACCTCCTCGGACGACCATTCAGTAAATGTtccttctcattttcttttgtaggtTCTACACTTGGTTCAACTTCAGTAGCTCTTTCCACATCTGCATTACTTGATCGTTTTCTGGTCTCCTTTTTTGGCAGAGGTCTCTTCCTTACCTTTTCAGCCTTCTGGGACACAACAGAGTCCTGCCTAGATGCAATAGCACCTGGGCCTTTCAGAGGTTCTTCAACTTGAGGAACCACTTCACATTCTTCCTGATCTACAAGGGTTTCACTCTCACTATCAAAAgccttaattttccttaaatCCCCAGTCAACAGTTCAGAGTCTTTGTCAATTGTCGCATTTCATTTTGAGCGCCTCAGAACTTTTCCTGGTTCAGCACCTTCCCCAGCAAGAATTTTGCTTTTCACCCTTCCCTTCTGCAGTGCAACAGATTTCCGCTTCGAACCTTCTCTACTTAAACCCTCAAAGGTTCTTCAAGTTGAAGAACCCTTTCACATTCTTCCTGAACCTCAACAGTTTTAGTTCCACCAGCAACTGCAGAAGCTTTTCCCTCAAGCTGAGTCTGGGACCTTGTCATCTTACCAACAATTTCAACTTTCTCCATTTCCTGACTCAGTGCAGCAGATCCTTTCTCCTTCGTCACATTCCGTCTTGATCGTTTAGCCATTTTCTCATGTTCAGCACCTTCTCCCACATTACCTTTGTCTTCATTCAACAAAACAACCCCATCATTACCTCTTGCATTCCTCGTCTTCCTCGAACCTCTCGTTACCATATCATGAGCATTTATAACACCAGCAACATTATCACCCAAAACTACATCCGGAGGCAGTTTATCACTAACCCCAACATCTTTCACCTCCATACCTTCAACCTTTGCACATCTTCTCGGTCTCTTCTTCGGAACAAATGGCACCGCATCTTCTTGAACCACGTCTTGCGCTCTAGACCTTGCAATTCTAACCGGTCCATCCGTAAGTTTCCCAGAGACTGCCATTTCCCC is a window of Alnus glutinosa chromosome 4, dhAlnGlut1.1, whole genome shotgun sequence DNA encoding:
- the LOC133866684 gene encoding uncharacterized protein LOC133866684, with protein sequence MADRLTLLLKEEGNPIIQGQSCSNDLGKISSENESKVVYKNAKKVTFSPENETFIFVGSGLDSDLDKDYTPVKKRACKTRSTVNPVPKKQVQVVKNAGEMAVSGKLTDGPVRIARSRAQDVVQEDAVPFVPKKRPRRCAKVEGMEVKDVGVSDKLPPDVVLGDNVAGVINAHDMVTRGSRKTRNARGNDGVVLLNEDKGNVGEGAEHEKMAKRSRRNVTKEKGSAALSQEMEKVEIVGKMTRSQTQLEGKASAVAGGTKTVEVQEECERVLQLEEPLRV